The proteins below are encoded in one region of Alistipes indistinctus YIT 12060:
- a CDS encoding C1 family peptidase, translating to MRKYVLLAALVCLSAGTVVARNPKSADTKTAPQPEKYVFTDLKTVSATSVKDQSRSGTCWCFSGVALLESDLLRRSGDTVDLSEMWIVRHAYYDKALRYARMHGKTNLDAGGISYDVPYMMSLYGIVPDSVYRGLNYGTPNHVHGELNAVIKAYMDAVIAAPNKTLSTAWKEGLNGILDAYFGQMPETFTVNGKSYTPQSWMEALKIDPQDYVQLTSFTHHPFYQSFVLEIPDNWTASQVYNIPLEELQMVIDSSLEAGYAVNWAADVSEKGFAFDKGFAIVPVTEAEEVSGSDRARWTKLTDEELKKMAQSPVGPTPEKTITQQMRQDAFDNYETTDDHGMLIVGLAKDQEGHPFYKVKNSWGERGTYKGYFYASAPYVLYKTTAILVNKNSIPQSVRAKLGL from the coding sequence ATGAGGAAATATGTACTGCTGGCAGCTTTGGTCTGCCTGTCGGCCGGAACGGTAGTGGCCCGGAATCCGAAATCCGCAGATACTAAAACGGCTCCGCAACCTGAAAAATATGTGTTTACCGACCTGAAGACCGTGTCGGCCACTTCGGTCAAGGATCAGTCCCGCTCGGGGACCTGCTGGTGCTTTTCGGGCGTTGCGTTGCTTGAGAGCGACTTATTGCGTCGGAGCGGCGATACGGTAGACCTCTCCGAGATGTGGATCGTCCGCCATGCTTATTATGACAAGGCGCTACGGTATGCACGCATGCACGGCAAGACCAATCTCGATGCCGGCGGTATTTCCTATGACGTACCGTATATGATGAGTTTGTACGGGATCGTGCCCGACAGCGTTTACCGGGGACTGAACTACGGAACGCCCAACCATGTGCACGGCGAGCTCAATGCGGTGATAAAAGCCTATATGGACGCGGTGATCGCGGCTCCTAACAAAACGCTTTCGACAGCTTGGAAAGAGGGGCTGAACGGGATACTCGACGCATACTTCGGCCAGATGCCCGAAACCTTTACCGTTAATGGCAAGAGTTATACGCCGCAGAGTTGGATGGAGGCCCTGAAGATCGATCCGCAGGATTATGTACAACTCACCTCGTTTACGCATCATCCTTTTTACCAGTCGTTTGTGCTTGAAATTCCGGATAACTGGACTGCTTCGCAGGTATACAACATTCCCCTCGAGGAGTTGCAGATGGTGATCGACAGTTCGTTAGAGGCCGGTTATGCGGTCAACTGGGCGGCCGACGTGAGTGAGAAAGGATTTGCTTTTGACAAAGGATTTGCTATAGTTCCGGTAACCGAAGCCGAGGAGGTAAGCGGTTCGGACAGGGCCCGATGGACGAAGTTGACCGACGAAGAACTGAAGAAAATGGCTCAGTCGCCTGTCGGTCCGACTCCCGAAAAGACGATTACCCAGCAAATGCGCCAGGATGCATTCGATAATTACGAAACTACGGACGATCACGGCATGCTGATTGTGGGATTAGCGAAAGATCAGGAGGGACATCCGTTTTACAAGGTAAAAAACTCCTGGGGCGAGCGCGGAACCTATAAAGGCTATTTCTATGCTTCGGCACCCTACGTATTGTATAAAACGACCGCTATTCTGGTCAATAAGAACTCCATTCCCCAATCCGTCCGGGCCAAGCTCGGACTGTAA
- a CDS encoding TatD family hydrolase, which translates to MQPTPYIDIHTHRRSNDPYVIDAYAVGSDGSLPAGPYSAGIHPWEVQRITPDNTSRYRQDLLDALTPRCIAVGEIGLDYAVTGDSVLRTAQRHWFEQQMELAADRSLPVIIHCVRAYNDLIPILRHYPHVTPVIHGFTGSPELAERLLQAGGYLSFGHRTAASPKTRQALAAVPVDRVFFETDESPLPIAATYATAAAITGKTVAEWKETVYDNYRRLFKTP; encoded by the coding sequence ATGCAACCGACTCCTTACATCGATATTCACACGCACCGCCGCTCGAACGACCCCTATGTGATTGACGCTTATGCGGTCGGTAGCGACGGGTCGCTGCCCGCAGGCCCGTACTCGGCAGGAATACATCCGTGGGAAGTGCAGCGGATTACACCGGACAACACATCCCGATACAGACAGGACCTACTCGATGCTCTCACACCGCGCTGCATTGCAGTCGGGGAGATCGGGCTGGATTATGCAGTTACGGGAGATTCAGTCCTCAGAACGGCACAGCGGCATTGGTTCGAACAACAAATGGAGCTGGCAGCGGACCGCAGCCTGCCGGTAATCATCCATTGCGTACGGGCCTATAACGACCTGATTCCGATCCTGCGCCACTATCCTCACGTAACACCGGTGATCCACGGTTTTACAGGTTCGCCGGAATTGGCCGAGCGGCTGTTGCAAGCCGGCGGTTACCTATCGTTCGGACACCGAACGGCCGCATCGCCCAAAACACGGCAGGCACTGGCTGCCGTACCGGTCGACCGGGTTTTCTTCGAAACGGATGAAAGCCCATTGCCGATCGCCGCAACCTATGCGACGGCCGCAGCGATCACCGGCAAAACCGTAGCAGAGTGGAAAGAGACGGTTTACGACAACTACCGGCGCCTATTTAAAACTCCCTGA